CGAAGTCCTCTAAAATACAAAGAACCCTATCAGTTTTGTATTGCTGTGATTTTATCTGCTCAATGCACTGATGAACAAGTTAACAAAGTCACAGCCGTTCTTTTTGAGAAATTTCCCACTATTGATAGTCTCGCTCATGCTCAACTTGAAGAAATCGAAAGAATAATTTATCCTACGGGTTATTACAAAAACAAAGCAAAAAACATCAGAGCTTTTTGCAAGACGTTGATTGAAAAATACAATCGACAGGTCCCAACAACAATGGAAGAACTTTTAGCCTTGCCAGGTGTAGGAAGAAAAACCGCCAATGTGATTTTGCAAGAACTCTATCAAATTCCTTCAGGAATCGTAGTAGATACCCATGTAAAACGGCTCTCAAGAATCTTAGGACTCACCACCAAGGATCATCCCGAAAAGATTGAAAAAGACTTAATGAACAAACTCCCAAAGAGCTATTGGATTTCTTT
The genomic region above belongs to Leptospiraceae bacterium and contains:
- the nth gene encoding endonuclease III; its protein translation is MTRIFEKCCGCNFSKIPFYEIMPNKIILSEKDYIKKIYQKLKKHFGDVRSPLKYKEPYQFCIAVILSAQCTDEQVNKVTAVLFEKFPTIDSLAHAQLEEIERIIYPTGYYKNKAKNIRAFCKTLIEKYNRQVPTTMEELLALPGVGRKTANVILQELYQIPSGIVVDTHVKRLSRILGLTTKDHPEKIEKDLMNKLPKSYWISFSLYLIFLGRSTCTSRKRKCSECVLKTICISSEFTKVSIKSPS